One Aciduliprofundum boonei T469 genomic region harbors:
- the rfbD gene encoding dTDP-4-dehydrorhamnose reductase has product MKVAIIGANGQLGSDLVEVFGEIAVPLTHRDLDVTNYDSLKILKKIDPDVIINTAAYVRVDDAEKEPKKAFNVNAIGALYVAKIANKLDAINVYISTDYVFDGRKGAPYTEEDMPNPINVYGASKYMGEIFTRNYSKKYYIVRVASLYGKKGARGKGGNFVNWIIEKARRGEEIKVVDDIIMSPTYTRDVAETLKKLLERKPEYGIYHMVNEGYCSWYEFAKEIVNILGFEIPIKPIGSNELIRLARRPKFSALENKKIHDVALRLSPWKSALKRYVSELAEG; this is encoded by the coding sequence ATGAAAGTCGCAATAATAGGTGCAAATGGTCAGCTTGGAAGCGACTTAGTAGAAGTATTTGGGGAGATAGCAGTTCCTTTAACTCACAGGGATTTAGATGTCACTAATTATGATAGTTTAAAGATATTGAAAAAAATAGATCCAGATGTTATAATAAATACCGCTGCATACGTGAGAGTAGATGATGCTGAAAAAGAACCTAAAAAGGCCTTTAATGTAAATGCAATAGGTGCACTTTATGTAGCCAAGATAGCTAATAAGCTTGATGCCATTAATGTCTATATAAGCACAGATTATGTATTTGATGGAAGAAAGGGAGCACCTTACACAGAGGAGGATATGCCCAATCCAATAAATGTGTATGGAGCAAGTAAGTATATGGGGGAGATATTCACAAGAAATTACTCTAAAAAATATTATATCGTAAGAGTTGCAAGTTTGTATGGTAAAAAAGGAGCAAGAGGTAAGGGAGGAAATTTTGTTAATTGGATCATTGAAAAAGCTAGAAGAGGTGAGGAAATAAAAGTAGTGGATGATATTATTATGAGTCCCACCTATACAAGAGATGTGGCAGAAACATTAAAAAAATTATTAGAGAGAAAACCAGAGTACGGAATATATCATATGGTTAATGAAGGATACTGCTCTTGGTATGAGTTTGCAAAAGAGATAGTTAACATTCTAGGATTTGAAATTCCTATAAAACCAATAGGATCTAATGAACTAATAAGATTGGCACGGAGACCCAAGTTTTCAGCATTAGAAAATAAAAAAATACACGATGTTGCTCTTAGGCTCTCTCCATGGAAAAGTGCTCTGAAAAGATATGTTTCAGAACTTGCGGAGGGTTAA
- the rfbC gene encoding dTDP-4-dehydrorhamnose 3,5-epimerase, whose product MPFKFERAKEMRDVIIIRPKVFEDERGFFMETYKKDDFEKNGIKGEFLQDNHSHSKYGVLRGLHFQREPYAQAKIVRCIKGEIFDVAVDLRESSPTFGKYVGVVLSEKNKKMLFIPRGFAHGFLVLSEEADVVYKVDNIYAPEYEGGLIWNDPDVNIEWPEIKPILSEKDKNWPTLKELKNKGMLFR is encoded by the coding sequence ATGCCATTCAAGTTTGAAAGAGCAAAGGAAATGAGAGATGTGATAATTATAAGACCTAAGGTTTTTGAGGATGAGCGTGGATTCTTTATGGAGACTTACAAAAAGGATGATTTTGAAAAAAATGGGATTAAAGGAGAATTTTTGCAGGATAATCACTCTCATTCTAAATATGGTGTGTTGCGAGGGTTACATTTTCAAAGAGAACCTTATGCTCAAGCTAAGATAGTGAGGTGCATTAAAGGTGAAATATTTGATGTAGCTGTGGATTTAAGAGAATCCTCACCAACATTTGGAAAATATGTGGGCGTTGTGCTCTCAGAGAAGAATAAAAAAATGCTTTTTATACCTAGAGGATTTGCTCATGGTTTTCTTGTTTTGAGTGAAGAGGCAGATGTGGTGTACAAGGTAGATAATATCTATGCTCCAGAATATGAGGGAGGTCTTATATGGAACGATCCTGACGTGAATATTGAGTGGCCTGAAATTAAACCCATACTATCAGAAAAGGATAAGAATTGGCCCACTTTGAAAGAATTGAAAAACAAGGGCATGTTATTTAGGTGA
- the rfbB gene encoding dTDP-glucose 4,6-dehydratase — protein sequence MTKILVTGGAGFIGSNCIHYLLNKYEDIEIVNYDVLSYGSNLENLRDVEKDKRYKFIKGDIADREKLEEVIKSEEIAYIINFAAETHVDRSISSPLSFINTNVVGVATLLEMARKYDIDRLVHISTDEVYGDIVEGSFKEGDRLSPSSPYSASKASADLIVKSYVRTYGIDAVITRCSNNYGPYQFPEKLIPKTIIRALKGLKIPVYGTGKQVRDWIFVEDHCRGIDLVLQKGSKGEIYNIASNEEKENIEVVRKILAYLGKNEDMIEYVEDRPGHDVRYSLNTEKIRNLGWKPVYNFDEGLKYVVEWYVKNEWWWKPLINDKVLHPTPWKLKW from the coding sequence ATGACAAAAATCTTGGTTACAGGCGGTGCGGGATTTATAGGGTCTAATTGTATTCATTATCTTCTGAATAAATACGAGGATATTGAAATAGTAAACTATGATGTATTGTCCTATGGAAGTAATCTAGAGAATTTGAGAGATGTGGAGAAGGATAAAAGGTACAAATTCATTAAAGGAGATATTGCAGATAGAGAGAAACTGGAGGAAGTGATAAAAAGTGAGGAGATAGCATATATCATTAATTTTGCAGCAGAAACCCATGTTGACAGAAGCATATCATCTCCTTTATCTTTTATCAACACTAATGTTGTAGGAGTAGCTACGCTTCTTGAAATGGCTAGAAAATATGATATTGATAGATTAGTTCATATATCCACAGATGAGGTGTATGGAGATATAGTGGAAGGATCATTTAAGGAAGGAGATAGATTAAGTCCTTCATCCCCCTATTCAGCTAGTAAAGCATCAGCCGATTTAATTGTAAAATCTTATGTAAGAACTTATGGTATTGATGCTGTTATTACAAGATGCTCAAATAACTATGGACCCTACCAATTTCCTGAGAAGTTAATTCCCAAAACTATAATTCGTGCATTAAAAGGATTAAAAATACCAGTCTATGGTACAGGAAAACAGGTTCGTGACTGGATATTTGTGGAGGATCATTGTAGAGGAATAGATTTGGTTTTGCAAAAGGGAAGTAAAGGAGAGATTTATAATATAGCATCTAATGAAGAGAAGGAAAATATAGAGGTTGTAAGAAAGATACTTGCCTATCTTGGAAAAAATGAGGATATGATTGAATATGTGGAAGATAGGCCGGGACACGATGTTAGATATAGCTTAAACACAGAGAAAATAAGAAATCTTGGATGGAAACCTGTTTATAATTTTGATGAAGGATTGAAATATGTTGTTGAATGGTATGTTAAGAATGAATGGTGGTGGAAACCTTTAATAAATGATAAGGTGCTTCATCCCACACCTTGGAAATTAAAATGGTGA
- the rfbA gene encoding glucose-1-phosphate thymidylyltransferase RfbA, with translation MKAILMAGGSGTRLYPITYAVNKHLLPIYDKPMIYYSLSIPMLAGIRDILIISDPYSLDSYKKLFGDGSQWGLHIEYAAQRKPKGIAEGLIIGENFLDGDSVCMVLGDNILYGHDFPSILKEARENIENNKYGAVVFGYYVKDPERYGIVEFDSNDNPTSIVEKPKKPKSNYAVIGVYFYDSNAPQIAKNIEPSWRNELEITDVNNEYLKRGKLKVIKLGRGFAWLDTGTYDSLIEASIFVKTLEERMGLKISCPEEIAYRKGFISKEQLKKLGNELSNTSYGKYLLNLI, from the coding sequence ATGAAAGCAATATTGATGGCTGGAGGTAGTGGAACTAGATTGTATCCCATCACATATGCAGTAAACAAACATTTGTTACCTATTTATGATAAACCTATGATTTATTACTCTCTTTCCATTCCTATGCTTGCTGGAATAAGAGATATATTGATAATCTCTGACCCTTACAGTTTAGATAGTTACAAAAAATTATTTGGTGATGGTTCTCAGTGGGGATTACATATAGAGTATGCTGCTCAAAGGAAACCTAAAGGAATTGCAGAGGGTTTAATAATTGGAGAAAACTTTTTGGATGGTGATAGCGTGTGCATGGTACTTGGAGATAATATATTGTATGGACATGATTTTCCATCAATCCTTAAAGAAGCTAGAGAAAATATAGAAAATAATAAGTATGGTGCAGTGGTATTTGGATACTATGTAAAGGATCCTGAGAGATATGGTATTGTTGAATTTGATTCTAATGATAATCCTACCTCTATTGTAGAAAAACCAAAAAAACCAAAATCAAATTATGCTGTTATTGGTGTGTATTTTTACGACTCAAATGCCCCACAAATCGCAAAAAATATCGAACCATCTTGGAGAAATGAACTGGAAATCACGGATGTAAACAATGAATATCTTAAAAGAGGAAAATTAAAAGTGATAAAACTGGGAAGGGGTTTTGCATGGCTAGATACTGGAACTTATGATTCTTTAATAGAAGCAAGCATATTCGTAAAAACACTGGAAGAGAGAATGGGGTTAAAAATAAGCTGTCCTGAAGAGATAGCGTATAGAAAGGGATTTATTTCTAAAGAACAACTCAAAAAATTGGGCAATGAACTATCCAATACATCTTATGGGAAGTATTTATTAAACTTGATTTAA
- the artC gene encoding archaeosortase C, producing MNFAKMKKYIDENRYNLFIYSVLIVSMTYFISYVGMTLITVLLFLVIVVLDAKNYKKLNSKFYSVGNIPVDFIIGIILVVLPFLNYVFNPLHTSPNFGNIDVTFVLVGLAIMFYGMRDLWEFYLPVGFILAIAVFEFLMGTTLFIDILGPTFINFTIYFSTALVNLFGYGVTAGPNYFILPNGERIYMLVWCSGIESFTLFTLLMIVLLLRERIKWWAKVALIVVGAIGDLFVNVIRVTILVAIAIDYGMSIMQLFHSNLGNILFLIYVFLFYWMVIKVFVKKN from the coding sequence ATGAACTTTGCTAAAATGAAGAAATACATTGATGAAAACAGGTATAATCTATTCATATACTCTGTATTAATTGTATCAATGACTTATTTTATCTCTTATGTGGGTATGACTCTTATCACAGTGCTTTTATTCTTGGTGATAGTTGTTTTAGATGCGAAGAATTACAAAAAACTTAACTCTAAGTTCTATTCTGTGGGAAATATACCTGTTGATTTTATAATTGGGATAATTTTGGTTGTATTGCCATTTTTGAATTATGTGTTTAATCCCTTGCATACATCTCCAAATTTTGGTAATATTGATGTTACTTTTGTACTTGTAGGGCTTGCTATAATGTTCTATGGAATGAGAGATCTTTGGGAATTTTATCTTCCTGTGGGCTTTATTCTTGCAATAGCAGTATTTGAGTTTTTGATGGGTACCACGCTATTTATTGATATTCTCGGTCCTACATTTATCAATTTTACTATTTACTTCTCTACAGCACTGGTGAATCTATTTGGATATGGTGTCACAGCAGGTCCGAATTATTTCATCCTGCCCAACGGAGAGAGAATATACATGCTCGTCTGGTGCTCAGGAATTGAGAGCTTCACACTCTTCACTCTTTTAATGATTGTTCTGCTTTTAAGAGAGAGAATAAAGTGGTGGGCCAAGGTGGCTTTGATTGTTGTAGGTGCCATAGGAGATTTGTTTGTTAATGTAATTCGTGTGACTATCTTGGTTGCTATAGCGATAGATTATGGTATGTCAATAATGCAACTATTTCATAGCAATCTTGGAAATATACTATTCTTGATTTATGTGTTCTTGTTTTACTGGATGGTGATAAAGGTATTTGTTAAAAAAAATTAA